The following are from one region of the Siniperca chuatsi isolate FFG_IHB_CAS linkage group LG13, ASM2008510v1, whole genome shotgun sequence genome:
- the vcpip1 gene encoding deubiquitinating protein VCPIP1, producing MSLLQSSKKKDKRILSGTCPDPKCQARLFFPAYGSISIECTECGQRHEQKNLLNVEEVTDPDVVLHNLLRNALLGVTGAPKKGTELVKVMGLSNYHCKLLSPVLTRYGMDKQTGKAKLLREMNQGEMFDCSLLGDRAFLIELDHVSTMGYGKDRSGSLIYLHDTLEEVKKANSNRECLIPVHVDGDGHCLVHAVSRALVGRELFWHALRENLKQNFKQNLDRYKALFQDFIDAAEWEDIINECDPLFIPPEGVPLGLRNIHIFGLANVLHRPIILLDSLSGMRSSGDYSATFLPGLVAEEQCRGKDGKLNKPICIAWSSSGRNHYIPLVGIKNTVLPKLPARLLPKAWGVPQELIRKYIKLEPDGSCVIGGDRSLQDKYLMRLVNAMEEVFMEKHSIHPSLVADVHQYVYRRTGVIGIQPEEVTEAAKKSVMENRLHRCLICGALSELHVPPEWLVPGGKLYNLAKTTHGQLRPDKNYSFPLNNVVCSYDSQRDVLTPDYKLSSLNTCNWCHGTSVRHIHGNGSVVYLDGDRTNTHSQGGKCGCGFKHFWEGKEYDNLPEAFPITLEWGGRVVRETVYWFQYETDPTLNSNVYDVAMKLVTKHFPGEFGSEILVQKVVNTILHHTAKKNPDEYNPVSIDGAHVQRLTDATETQQVTDPQPPTKIILTGQKAKTLHKEELTMSRAERSIQQSISEQAFVTQKRRTDKLKQEQKGHVRTTSPGGSPEASSSSAPVTPTKSSSHSSSNKEKKIRVTTSDGRQAMLTLQAHTTFPELQRSIANQFGVPPPQQCIRYGFPPKELVPPKDGEENEPVALQHGDRVTVEILRGPEDKGPAASIPRASSSHSALHSAKSEDAVTSGRTSSRELQDNIDLEMSSLCLLATLMGEDVWSYAKKLPHLFQQGGVFYNIVKKDMGLMDGKHCTLPHLTGKTFVYNAAEERLELCVDAAGHFPVGPDVEELVKEALVQLRSEAATRGSREGSPSHGVLRLGSGGVVRKKEQLQSVTAFQGKGHSLGSAGGSSPPEHRPITRQHSSGVDLSASVSRGPPDLSDIPEDATRELVRMAPGFVTMKDGRGLDPSLMEQQRKKLQEMVSTIQASMERHLREQQSAAAAGGGASQERTGGTKTGEPTSTVDHEPPSAAGATAASKPDRKAEELEEMESQDAEQSNAIEPMDHS from the exons ATGTCGCTGCTGCAGAGctcaaagaaaaaagacaagcgTATTTTGTCTGGTACCTGCCCAGACCCGAAATGTCAGGCGAGGCTATTCTTCCCTGCTTACGGCTCCATTAGCATCGAGTGCACGGAGTGTGGTCAACGCCACGAACAGAAGAACCTGTTAAATGTCGAAGAAGTGACTGATCCAGATGTTGTGCTTCACAATCTGCTCAGAAACGCCCTGCTCGGCGTCACCGGGGCCCCAAAGAAAGGGACGGAGCTGGTGAAAGTAATGGGGCTTTCTAATTATCACTGCAAGCTCCTGTCTCCGGTCCTCACCAGGTATGGCATGGATAAACAAACCGGCAAAGCCAAGCTGCTGAGGGAAATGAACCAAGGTGAGATGTTTGACTGCTCGCTCCTGGGAGACAGAGCTTTTCTGATTGAGCTGGACCATGTTTCCACCATGGGCTACGGCAAGGACAGGTCAGGAAGCCTCATTTACCTCCATGACACTCTGGAGGAGGTCAAGAAAGCCAACAGCAACAGGGAATGTCTCATCCCCGTCCACGTGGATGGAGACGGGCACTGCCTGGTCCATGCCGTGTCCAGAGCGCTGGTGGGTAGAGAACTGTTCTGGCACGCCCTGAGAGAAAACCTGAAACAGAACTTCAAGCAGAACCTGGACCGCTATAAGGCTCTCTTCCAGGATTTTATTGATGCTGCAGAGTGGGAGGACATCATCAATGAGTGCGACCCCCTGTTCATCCCGCCCGAAGGCGTCCCGCTCGGACTACGCAACATCCATATATTCGGCTTGGCCAACGTCCTCCACCGACCCATAATCCTGCTGGACTCCCTGAGTGGAATGAGGAGCTCTGGCGATTATTCTGCCACCTTCCTGCCTGGGCTGGTGGCCGAGGAGCAGTGCAGGGGTAAAGACGGGAAGCTCAACAAACCCATCTGCATCGCCTGGAGCAGCTCTGGCCGGAACCACTACATCCCTTTGGTGGGAATCAAGAACACGGTGCTGCCCAAGCTGCCGGCCCGCCTGCTCCCGAAGGCCTGGGGAGTCCCTCAGGAGCTCATCAGGAAGTACATCAAGCTGGAACCGGACGGGAGCTGTGTGATCGGCGGCGATCGCAGCTTGCAGGATAAATATCTGATGCGGCTGGTCAACGCCATGGAGGAGGTGTTCATGGAGAAGCACAGCATCCACCCGTCGCTGGTGGCTGATGTGCACCAGTATGTGTACAGACGGACCGGCGTGATCGGCATCCAGCCTGAGGAGGTGACCGAGGCAGCTAAGAAGTCGGTGATGGAGAACCGGCTGCACCGCTGCCTGATCTGCGGCGCCCTCTCTGAGCTCCATGTCCCGCCGGAGTGGCTGGTTCCTGGTGGGAAGCTCTACAACTTGGCCAAAACCACTCACGGCCAGCTGCGGCCGGACAAGAACTACAGCTTCCCCCTCAACAACGTGGTTTGCTCTTATGACTCCCAGAGAGACGTCCTCACCCCGGATTATAAACTGAGCTCCCTCAACACCTGCAACTGGTGTCATGGCACATCGGTCCGCCACATCCACGGCAACGGGTCGGTGGTTTACCTGGACGGGGACCGAACCAACACCCACTCCCAGGGCGGGAAATGTGGGTGTGGCTTCAAGCATTTCTGGGAGGGGAAGGAGTATGACAACCTCCCCGAGGCCTTCCCCATCACGCTGGAGTGGGGGGGTCGGGTGGTGAGAGAGACAGTATACTGGTTCCAGTATGAGACTGACCCGACTTTAAACAGCAACGTGTATGACGTGGCCATGAAGCTGGTCACCAAGCACTTCCCAGGTGAGTTTGGCAGCGAGATCCTGGTGCAAAAAGTAGTAAACACCATCCTGCATCACACCGCCAAGAAGAACCCGGACGAATACAACCCGGTGTCCATAGACGGGGCTCATGTCCAGCGTCTCACCGACGCCACGGAGACTCAGCAGGTGACGGACCCCCAGCCGCCCACAAAGATCATCCTGACTGGTCAGAAAGCAAAGACGCTCCACAAAGAGGAGCTGACGATGAGCCGAGCGGAGCGCAGCATCCAGCAGAGCATCAGCGAGCAGGCCTTCGTCACTCAGAAGAGACGGACTGACAAGCTGAAGCAGGAGCAGAAGGGCCACGTCCGGACGACTTCCCCAGGTGGCTCTCCGGAAGcatcctcctcttcagctccGGTCACGCCCACCAAATCCTCCTCCCACTCCTCGTCCAATAAGGAGAAGAAGATCCGTGTGACCACTAGTGACGGCAGGCAGGCCATGCTGACCCTGCAGGCCCACACCACCTTCCCAGAGCTTCAGAGGAGCATCGCCAACCAGTTCGGCGTGCCGCCGCCGCAGCAGTGCATCCGCTACGGCTTTCCGCCCAAAGAGCTGGTCCCCCCGAAGGACGGCGAGGAGAATGAGCCGGTGGCGCTGCAGCACGGCGACAGGGTGACAGTGGAGATACTGAGGGGCCCCGAGGACAAGGGCCCCGCGGCCTCCATACCGCGAGCCTCCAGCTCGCACTCCGCCCTGCACTCTGCGAAGAGCGAGGACGCCGTGACGTCCGGCAGGACGAGCAGCCGGGAACTACAGGACAACATTGACCTTGAGatgtcctccctctgtctcctagCAACCCTGATGG GTGAGGACGTTTGGTCGTACGCAAAGAAGCTGCCGCACTTATTCCAGCAGGGTGGTGTCTTCTACAACATCGTCAAGAAAGACATGG GCCTGATGGACGGGAAGCACTGCACGCTGCCTCATCTGACGGGGAAAACGTTTGTTTATAACGCAGCAGAGGAGCGTCTGGAGCTCTGCGTGGACGCTGCCGGTCACTTCCCCGTCGGCCCTGATGTGGAGGAGCTGGTGAAGGAGGCTCTGGTCCAGCTGCGCTCGGAGGCGGCCACCAGGGGCAGCAGAGAGGGGAGTCCATCCCATGGCGTGCTGCGGCTGGGCAGCGGCGGCGTTGTCCGTAAGAAGGAGCAGCTGCAGAGCGTCACCGCCTTCCAGGGTAAAGGCCACTCTCTGGGCAGCGCCGGGGGCTCCTCCCCTCCAGAACACCGGCCTATCACGCGCCAACACAGCAGCGGTGTGGACCTGAGTGCCAGCGTGTCCCGAGGCCCCCCAGACCTGTCGGACATCCCCGAGGACGCCACCAGAGAGCTGGTCCGCATGGCTCCGGGCTTCGTCACCATGAAGGATGGTCGTGGTCTGGACCCCAGCCTGATGGAGCAGCAGCGGAAGAAGCTGCAAGAGATGGTCTCCACCATCCAGGCGTCCATGGAGCGCCACctgagagagcagcagagtgctgctgctgcagggggCGGGGCCAGCCAGGAGCGGACAGGCGGGACTAAGACGGGCGAACCGACATCTACAGTCGACCACGAACCTCCATCTGCTGCAGGCGCTACGGCGGCCAGCAAACCTGACAGGAAGGCGGAGGAactggaggagatggagagtcAGGATGCCGAACAGAGCAACGCCATCGAACCCATGGATCACTCCTGA
- the dusp28 gene encoding dual specificity phosphatase 28, with the protein MLQLCKVTKALFISNARSACSDELIQQEAVTLCINVSKQQPFPSADVKKLQIPVYDDPGEDLYSHFDRCADAIQKEANRGGRSVVYCKNGRSRSATVCIAYLMKHRKLALPDAVQKVKTARHVIDPNSGFLSQLQRYEQELKKRRGETAGRLSDRPQTKT; encoded by the exons ATGCTGCAGCTGTGTAAAGTCACCAAGGCCCTGTTCATCAGTAACGCCCGTTCAGCCTGCAGCGACGAGCTCATCCAGCAGGAGGCGGTGACGCTCTGCATCAACGTGTCCAAGCAGCAGCCGTTTCCCTCCGCCGACGTCAAGAAGTTGCAGATCCCCGTCTACGACGACCCCGGCGAGGACCTGTACAGCCACTTCGACCGCTGCGCCGACGCCATCCAGAAGGAGGCGAACCGCGGAGGACGCAGCGTCGTCTACTGCAAGAACGGACGCAGCCGCTCCGCCACCGTCTGCATCGCCTACCTGATGAAACACCGCAAACTGGCGCTGCCGGACGCAGTACAG AAGGTGAAGACGGCTCGTCACGTGATCGATCCGAACTCCGGCTTCCTGTCTCAGCTGCAGAGATACGAACAGGAGCTGAAgaagagacgaggagagacggcTGGACGTCTGTCTGATCGTCCTCAGACAAAAACCTGA